A stretch of DNA from Clostridium sp. JN-9:
GTTTTCTACTATAAAGTAAGAAAATTCATTGGATCATATGCTGCTGTAATGGGCGGAGTAGACTGCGTTGTATTTACTGCAGGACTTGGAGAAAATTCATTTGAATGCAGAGAACAATCATGCAAGGGATTGGAGTTCCTTGGCATTAAGATAGATCATGAAAAGAACAAATGCAGAGGAATTGCAAAGGAAGTAAGTACAGATGATTCTAAGGTAAAGGTATTTGTTATACCTACAAATGAAGAGCTTATGATTGCAAAAGACACTGTAAAAATAGTCAATTCACTATAGTTTATATATAACTGAGCGCCATTTGGCAGCTCAGTTATATCATTACATATAAAACTCTGTATATCAAAAATACTTGACTTTTAATTACCCAGCTTATATAATAAATTGTGGTTATTACATCGAGGTGATTATATGTTTGTTGATTTGAAAGATTTACTATCCAAGAAAAAGATTTCCAAGGAACTTGACTTAACTATTGAAGAAAAATCCTTTAATGATTCAAATGAAGAAATAGAATTTTTAAGTCCAATAGTTTTTAATGGCAGCATAAATATAATAGGTGATATAATTAATCTAACAGGAACAGTAAAAACAAAAATACAACTTATATGTTCAAGATGTTTAGAACCTTTTCCATATGATATAAATTTAAAGATAAATGAAAAATTTTCAAACATAATAGCTAATGAAGATGTTGATGTCATCTTTTTAGATAGTGATACCATTGATATCACAGAAATAATAGTAAATAATATTATACTCACATTACCCATAAAAAGGTTGTGTAAGGAGAATTGCAAGGGCTTATGCCAGCAATGCGGGTCAAATCTCAATAACTCAGTTTGTAATTGTGTTAAAGATGATATAGATCCAAGATTAGCTAAGCTAAAAGATTTGTTTTGACAGATTAAGGAGGTGTTTACTGTGGGAAATCCAGCTAGAAGATTTTCAAAAGGTAGAAGAGATTCAAGAAGAGCTCAGACTTTTAAATTAAGCTTACCAGGAATCGTTGAGTGTCCTCAGTGTCATGAAATGAAACTTGCTCATAGAGTATGTAAAAACTGCGGATATTATAAGGGCAAAGAAGTTGTAGCTGTGGAAAAGTAATTAGAAGAAAGTCATTTGACTTTCTTTTATTTTTACAACTTTTATATTTAAATGAGGGGGAATGAGATATGAAGATAGCTATTGATGGAATGGGAGGAGATAATTCACCTTCTGCCATCGTTGAGGGCTCTGTAATGGCTGTAAAGGAATTTGGTGTTGAACTTATAATAACCGGTCCGGAAGATGCTATACGCAGTGAGCTTGAAAAATACCAATATCCTAAAGAGAAAATTACCATATTAAATGCAACTGAAGTTATCAGTACTAATGAACCTCCAGTTATGGCCATTAGAAGGAAAAAAGATTCCAGCTTATACAAAGCAATTGAACTTGTAAAAAAGGGTGAAGCTGAAGGAGTTGTATCAGCTGGAAGTACGGGTGCTTTTATGGCAGGATCACTTTTTATAGTGGGAAGAATTAAAGGTATAGACAGACCAGCTATAGCACCTGTTATACCTGGCAAAAATGGACCTTTTATGGTTATAGACTGTGGAGCAAATGCTGAGTGCAAACCTTTAAATTTACTTCAATTTGCCGTTATGGGAAAGGTGTTTTTCCAGAACTTCATGTCAGTTAACAACCCGACTATTGGACTTATTAATATTGGGGTAGAAGAAGAAAAGGGCAATGAATTAACTAAATCAGCTTATCAGCTGCTAAAGAATTCATCATTAAATTTTGCTGGTAATATTGAACCAAGAGATATTTCAAGTGGTGACGTGAATATTTTAGTTTGTGATGGGTTTGTAGGAAATACAGTACTGAAGATGTATGAAGGGGTTGCTTTCAATATATTCAGCATGTTAAAAAAAGAAATAATGTCATCTACTATGAGTAAAATAGGAGGAATGCTGTTAACACCAGTATTTAAGGGATTTAAAAAGAAATTCGATTATAAGGAATACGGCGGAGCTGCTTTTTTAGGAGTAAAAGGTATTTGTATTAAGGCACATGGAAGCTCTGATGGTAAAGCAATTAAAAATGCCATATGGCAGGCAAAAAAGGCCTGCGATAATAAGCTAATTGATAAGATAAAAAATGAATTAGAAATGAATCCCATAAACCAGCAGTAAATTGCTAATTACAAAATTTTTGAATAAATATCTTTTTAAAGTAAATATTATTTTATGTTGACGGTTTTAAGCTTATGTAATATTATTTACTTATGAAGTTCATAGGAGGTGAAAGTATGATATTTGAAAAAATAAAAAATATTATATCTGAACAATTAGGAATTGATGCAGATGAAATTTCTATAGATTCATCATTTGTAGATGACCTAGGAGCAGATTCTCTTGATATAGTAGAGTTGATTATGGCATTAGAAACAGAGTTTGATCTTGAAATACCAGACGAAGATGCTGAAAAGATTTCAACAGTTAACGATGTTGTTGAATACATAAAAGCTCATACAGAGGAATAATCTAAGACCCCGTTTGCATCACGGGGCTTTATATTTATACAAAATTATATATAAATAAACAGTTTATTCTTGAATGTGCTATTTATATAGCATATTGAAGAATGAACTCTAAAGGCTAAGGGGTAGATTAATGATAGAAAGAAGTAATTTATTAAATGAGCTGGAGTTTAAACTTCAAATTTCTTTTAAAAATCTGGAACTTTTAAATATAGCTTTAACTCATAGTTCATATGCAAAACAGAAGCAGAACATGAAATATTATGAAAGACTGGAGTTTTTAGGTGACTCAGTTTTGCAGATATGTATTTCCGATATTTTATTTAATAGATTTAAAAATAAAAGTGAAGGCGAGCTTACAAAGCTGAGAGCATTAATAGTATGTGAAAATTCACTTTATGAAATTGCTAAAGAGTGGAATCTTGGAGAATACATACTTATGAGTAAGGGAGAGGAACTAACCGGCGGCAGGGAGAGAGTATCAATATTAGCAGATTGCGTAGAGGCAATAATTGCTGCAATTTATTTAGATAGTGGTTTTGAAAAGGCTATGAAATTTATTCAGCATTATTTTGAAGATGTAATATTAAAGGCAATGAATGATAAAATAATAATTGATTATAAAACCAAGCTTCAGGAGGTACTTCAGAAAAATGGAGATGTATCAATAGTTTATAACCTTGATAAGTTTGAAGGACCACCTCATAGAAGAAAATTTTTTACACAGGTTATAGTTAATGACAAAATCTGCGGCTATGGAATGGGATATAGCAAAAAAGAGTCTCAGCAAGCTGCAGCTAAGGAAGCCCTTAAAAATCTGGAGGATAATAAAAATGAGTAAATCACATTATATTATTCCAATTTTTGTTCCACATGAGGGATGTCCTCACAATTGCGTGTTTTGCAATCAAAATAGCATTACAGGAGCAAGTAATAAAGTAGATGCAAAATTTGTTAAGGAGACAATTGACAAATATCTTGTAAATATAAACATTGAAAAGTCTATTGTAGAGGTTTCATTTTATGGAGGAACATTTACAGCAATACCAATGGAGAAACAAAGAGAATTATTATCTGTTGCAAAAACATACAAGGAAAATGGAAAAATAAATTATATCAGGCTGTCTACCAGACCAGATTATATTGATAGGACTATTTTAGATAATTTAAAAAAGTATTCAGTGGACATTATTGAATTAGGGGTTCAATCTTTAGATGAAGAAGTATTGCTGAAATCAGGAAGAGGCCACAGCGAAAATGATGTAATAAATGCATCAGCTTTGATTAAGGAATATGGATTTACACTAGGCCATCAAATAATGATTGGACTTCCAGGAGATACTTTTAAGAAAGATATAGAAACCACTCTAAAAGTTATAAATATTGGCCCAAGTATTGCAAGGATATATCCAGCTTTAGTAATTAGAAATACACCTATGGAAATTATGTATAACTCATCTTCTTATAAACCCTATTCATTGATGGATGCGGTTAAAATCAGCAAGGTATTATATGGATTATTTACAAACAGCCATATTAATGTTATAAGAATGGGCCTTCAGCCAACAGAAGAGATAAATGAAGGAAGAGAAATCATATCAGGGCCATTCCACCCGGCTTTTAGGGAATTGGTAGAAAGTTCAATTATTAATGATATGCTTTTGGAGGAAATAGGCCATTTAAAAAGTAAATCCATAACTATATGCATTAACCCAAGGGAGATATCTAAATTATATGCTTATAAAAAGAAATTTTTTAATGACATGAAAGAGCATATTAATACCAAAACAATTATAATACAGCAGATGGAATCTTTAAGTGAGGGAACTTATATGGTAAAGCATGACTCCGTCAGTAAGATACTGTCAAAATATGAATATATAAATAAAAAGTATAAAGAAGGAAATCTTAGCATCATATAGAATTCTTTCCTATGTATATATATTTATTTTGTAGTAAAATCAGGAGGGAATGTTTATGGAATTATTAAGAGTATCATCTCAATCACAACCAAAATCAGTTGCAGGTGCCCTGGCTGCAGTACTAAGAGAAAACAGCAAAGCTGAAATACAGGCTGTTGGAGCTGGAGCAGTAAATCAAGCTATAAAAGCAATTGCTATTACAAGAGGTTTCGTAGCTCCTAATGGTATGGATTTAATTGTTATCCCTGGCTTTTCAGAAATATCAATTGATGGGCAGGATAGAACTGCTATAAAATTTGTCATCGAACCAAGATAAAAAATAAATATTGAATTTATTGATCAAATCTATATACTTTGCAAAAAATACTACATAAATTACAAGTATATAATTCATTGATATTTTTTATGTTATAATATAAAATTATAGGAAATATTAATATTTATAAACAGTCTTAAGAAGGCTGTTTATTTATTTAAAGGTAGGTAGTAAAGCTATGAAAAAAAAGAAAAGAGACAAAATTACTAGAATGTTAGTATATTTTATGATTATAATGTTTGTGATAAGCCTTTTGCCAATGCTATTTAGATAGATTCAAAGGAGTGTAACTATGTTTTTAAAATCAATTGAAATAAGAGGATTCAAATCCTTTGCTGATAAAACAGAATTGAACTTTAAAAAAGGTGTAACAACAATTGTTGGTCCAAATGGCAGCGGTAAAAGTAATATTTCAGATGCCGTCAGATGGGTACTTGGTGAGCAGAGTGTAAAAAGCCTTAGAGGCGGTAAAATGGAAGATGTAATCTTTGCAGGCACCCAATTTAGAAAGCCTGTGGGGTTATGTCAGGTATCATTGGTATTAGATAATTCAGACCATGAATTGTCTTTAGATTATTCCGAAGTGACTATAACCAGGAGATTATACAGATCAGGGGAAAGTGAGTACTATATTAACGGCACACAATGCAGACTAAAAGATGTTAATCAGCTATTTATGGACACTGGTATAGGAAAAGAAGGTTATTCTATCATTGGGCAAGGTAAAATAGAAGCTGTATTAAGCGGAAAGCCTGAGGAAAGAAGAAGTATATTAGAAGAAGCAGCTGGTATAGTAAAGTTCAAGTGGAGGAAGGAAGAGGCTGAAAAAAAATTAGAAAATACTGACCAAAATCTAGTGAGGATTTGTGATATTATAAGTACATATGAGGATAGGATAGAGCCCTTAAAAATTGAAAGTGAAAAGGCAAAATTATTTCTGCAGTTATCTGAGAATTTAAAGGGCAGAGAAGTAAACTTAATAGTTCATTCAATTGATAAGGTGCAAAATAAAATAAATTTATTAAATAATGAATTGGAAGATAATAGGCATAAATATAATGAGGCAAAGAAGAACAATGATTCAATAGAACTGGAATTGCAAAAATATAATGATGAACTTGAAAAATTTGATAAAAATGCCGGTAATGAAAAAAGTATATATTTTGAAAGTAAAAGCAAACTTCAGAGCTTGATTTCAGATAATAATCTACTAGATGAAAGAATAGAAAATATAAATAAAAATCAAACCAGAATATCAGAGGAAATTGGTGAAATAGATTTAAAGCTTGGGAATATAAAAAAAGTTAAGGATACTGAAGTCAATAATGTTAAAGTAATCCAGGGAGAACAATCCAAATTAAATAATGATATAGTAAGCATTGAGAACAATGCTATTAGTATCAATGAGGACTTGGTAAGTAAGGAAGAAAAAATTAAAGACTTAAAAAATGATCAGGTAGATATATTAAGTAAAATGGCTCAAAAAAATAATGATATTTTAAACTTGAGCAATGAAAATGATTCTATTAAAAAAAGACTTGAAAATTTAAAGGTATCTGTTGAAAGTTACAGTAATTCCAGAAAAATTAATTTAACAACAGAAGCTATGCTTAATGAACAGATGAAAAATATAAAAAATAACATAGAACAATATGAAAATACTATAAAAGATAAGAGAAAGAAAATAGCTTTATTAAGCGGTACCTTGCTAAAGGCGGAAAATGATTTAAAACTTGAGAATAATTTATTCAGTAAGATGGAGGCAAACCAGCAAATGCTGATAAACCTTGAAAAGCAGTATGAGGGATACACAAGATCAGTAAAAGTACTTATGCGTCATATAAAGGATAATAAAATTCAAATACCTAAGAATAGTATCAATGTTTTGGGTGAAGTAATAGAAGTTAAAAAAGAACTTGAAGCAGCTATTGAAATTGCATTAGGCGGGGCAATTTCAGACATAATAACTAAAGATGATTTAGTAGCTAAGAAACTAATAGGTTATTTAAAGCAAAATAATATTGGAAGAGCAACGTTTTTACCCTTAAATATAGTAAAGGGAAGGAATATTGACAGCATAAAGTTCATTGAAAAAATAAAAGGATATGTGGGCATTGCAAGTAATTTAGTAAATTACAATAATGAGTTTAAAAGTGCTGTAGAGTTTTTACTTGGACGTACAATAATAGCATCTGATATGGACAGCGCTTTAAATATAGCAAGGTCAATAAATTATAGTTTTAAGATTGTAACACTCCAGGGGGAAGTTGTAAACCCAGGAGGATCTTTAACCGGCGGAAGTATATCACACAGGAGTTCCAACATAATAAGCAGAAAAAGAGAAATTGAAGAGATCAATGGAAGGCTGATACAATCCAAAAATAATATAGATAAATATAGCACTGAAATTATAGAAATCAAGTCTGAAATAAAAGAATTAGATAACATCTGTTTAAATTTAAAGGACAAAGTTTATCAGGAGAAGATAGAAACTACAAAAATTGAAGCCAGAATAAATAGTATTAAAGAAGAAAGCAGAAGATTATCGCAAAATTTAATTGTGTCTAATAATGAGATAGAAAATAATAAAAAACAATTAGATATTAACAATGAGAATAGTAAAAAATTGTCTGCCGATTATAATTTACTCAGGAAAACAAAAGAAGAAAATGAAAAAAATATTTCTGATTTTGAGGATGAACTAGAATCTAAGGGAAAGCTTGTCTCAGAAATAAGAGAAAAATTACTGAAATTAAAAATTAAAAAGGCTCAAGTAGATGAAAACTGCATTTCCAAGGTTAAAGATTTGGAAAGAATGGAAAAGGAAATAAATGAATTAAGAAATAGAATAGAAACCTTAAATAATGAAAAACATCAGAATACATGCTCATTAGAAGAAATAAAAAAGCAAATTCAATGCAGCACAATTAAAATCAACGATTTAAGTGGCAAATTAAAATCCATGGAAGAAAATTTTAAGAACTATGAAGTAGAAAGAATTAAAATAAAAGAAAAAATTAATATAGCTGGTGCTTCAAAGGAACAATCTCAATTATTTATAAATAAACTTGAAAATGAACTTCATAAAATAGATGTGGCAATGGCAAAAAATGATGCCGAAAAAGAAAGTATATATAACAAATTAAATGAGGAACTTGAAATTACTTATGCGGAAGCTCTAAAATACAAAAGTGATATAGATAACTTAGATAGCTATAAGAAAGAAGTTCAGGCATTAAAAAATAAAATTAGTTCATTAGGCACTGTAAATGTAGGCTCTATTGAAGAATATAAAGACATAAAAGAAAAGTATACATTTATGTCTGCTCAAAAGGAAGATTTAATACAGGCAAAGGACGAGCTTTTGTCAGTAATCCAGGATATGACAAATAAAATGAAGGTAGTTTTTAAGGAAAATTTTAATAAATTAAGGGTTAACTTTAATGAAACCTTCAGAGAGCTATTTAAGGGAGGCAGTGCTGATTTAATTTTAAGCCAGGGGGATGAATTAACAGGAGTAATTGATATTACAGTACAGCCCCCAGGTAAAAAACTTCAGAACATTAATTTAATGTCTGGAGGAGAAAAAGGATTATCGGCTATTGCATTGCTATTTGCTATCTTAAAAATGAAGCCTACTCCATTCTGTATTTTAGATGAAATAGAAGCTGCCCTTGATGATGCTAATGTTATAAGGTATTCAGAGTTCTTAAGAAAGTTTTCTAGTAATATTCAATTTATAGTAATTACACATAGAAAGGGTACAATGGAAGCAAGTGATGCCCTATATGGAGTAACAATGCAGGAAAAAGGAGTATCTAAGATAGTTTCAGTAGATTTAGTTCAGGCTTTGTAAATTCTATGGAATAATTATTGGAGGTAAGTGAATGTTTGGAAGTTTTTTTAACAGATTAAAGGAAGGTTTATCAAAAACAAAGGATAATTTTACTGGAAAGATAAATGAAATGCTTAAACTGGCAGTTTACATTGATGATGACTTATATGAAGAACTTGAAGAAATATTAATTAGTGCTGATATAGGTGTTGAAACTACACTTTTTATAATTGAAAAATTAAAGGATAAGATTAAAGAAGAAAGAATTTCAGATCCTTCATTGGTTAAAAAGTGTTTGAAGGAAGTAATTATAGACATTTTAGGAGACGAAAAAGGAAGCATTTCTCCAAAAGAAATACCAGAAGTACTTTTAATTATAGGAGTTAATGGAGTTGGAAAAACAACATCCATAGGGAAAATTGCATACAGATTAAAAGAGAATGGTTATAAAGTCCTGATGGCAGCTGCAGATACTTTCAGAGCAGCGG
This window harbors:
- a CDS encoding DUF177 domain-containing protein codes for the protein MFVDLKDLLSKKKISKELDLTIEEKSFNDSNEEIEFLSPIVFNGSINIIGDIINLTGTVKTKIQLICSRCLEPFPYDINLKINEKFSNIIANEDVDVIFLDSDTIDITEIIVNNIILTLPIKRLCKENCKGLCQQCGSNLNNSVCNCVKDDIDPRLAKLKDLF
- the rpmF gene encoding 50S ribosomal protein L32 gives rise to the protein MGNPARRFSKGRRDSRRAQTFKLSLPGIVECPQCHEMKLAHRVCKNCGYYKGKEVVAVEK
- the plsX gene encoding phosphate acyltransferase PlsX gives rise to the protein MKIAIDGMGGDNSPSAIVEGSVMAVKEFGVELIITGPEDAIRSELEKYQYPKEKITILNATEVISTNEPPVMAIRRKKDSSLYKAIELVKKGEAEGVVSAGSTGAFMAGSLFIVGRIKGIDRPAIAPVIPGKNGPFMVIDCGANAECKPLNLLQFAVMGKVFFQNFMSVNNPTIGLINIGVEEEKGNELTKSAYQLLKNSSLNFAGNIEPRDISSGDVNILVCDGFVGNTVLKMYEGVAFNIFSMLKKEIMSSTMSKIGGMLLTPVFKGFKKKFDYKEYGGAAFLGVKGICIKAHGSSDGKAIKNAIWQAKKACDNKLIDKIKNELEMNPINQQ
- the acpP gene encoding acyl carrier protein; the protein is MIFEKIKNIISEQLGIDADEISIDSSFVDDLGADSLDIVELIMALETEFDLEIPDEDAEKISTVNDVVEYIKAHTEE
- the rnc gene encoding ribonuclease III — its product is MIERSNLLNELEFKLQISFKNLELLNIALTHSSYAKQKQNMKYYERLEFLGDSVLQICISDILFNRFKNKSEGELTKLRALIVCENSLYEIAKEWNLGEYILMSKGEELTGGRERVSILADCVEAIIAAIYLDSGFEKAMKFIQHYFEDVILKAMNDKIIIDYKTKLQEVLQKNGDVSIVYNLDKFEGPPHRRKFFTQVIVNDKICGYGMGYSKKESQQAAAKEALKNLEDNKNE
- a CDS encoding radical SAM protein — its product is MSKSHYIIPIFVPHEGCPHNCVFCNQNSITGASNKVDAKFVKETIDKYLVNINIEKSIVEVSFYGGTFTAIPMEKQRELLSVAKTYKENGKINYIRLSTRPDYIDRTILDNLKKYSVDIIELGVQSLDEEVLLKSGRGHSENDVINASALIKEYGFTLGHQIMIGLPGDTFKKDIETTLKVINIGPSIARIYPALVIRNTPMEIMYNSSSYKPYSLMDAVKISKVLYGLFTNSHINVIRMGLQPTEEINEGREIISGPFHPAFRELVESSIINDMLLEEIGHLKSKSITICINPREISKLYAYKKKFFNDMKEHINTKTIIIQQMESLSEGTYMVKHDSVSKILSKYEYINKKYKEGNLSII
- a CDS encoding stage V sporulation protein S, with the protein product MELLRVSSQSQPKSVAGALAAVLRENSKAEIQAVGAGAVNQAIKAIAITRGFVAPNGMDLIVIPGFSEISIDGQDRTAIKFVIEPR
- the smc gene encoding chromosome segregation protein SMC, with amino-acid sequence MFLKSIEIRGFKSFADKTELNFKKGVTTIVGPNGSGKSNISDAVRWVLGEQSVKSLRGGKMEDVIFAGTQFRKPVGLCQVSLVLDNSDHELSLDYSEVTITRRLYRSGESEYYINGTQCRLKDVNQLFMDTGIGKEGYSIIGQGKIEAVLSGKPEERRSILEEAAGIVKFKWRKEEAEKKLENTDQNLVRICDIISTYEDRIEPLKIESEKAKLFLQLSENLKGREVNLIVHSIDKVQNKINLLNNELEDNRHKYNEAKKNNDSIELELQKYNDELEKFDKNAGNEKSIYFESKSKLQSLISDNNLLDERIENINKNQTRISEEIGEIDLKLGNIKKVKDTEVNNVKVIQGEQSKLNNDIVSIENNAISINEDLVSKEEKIKDLKNDQVDILSKMAQKNNDILNLSNENDSIKKRLENLKVSVESYSNSRKINLTTEAMLNEQMKNIKNNIEQYENTIKDKRKKIALLSGTLLKAENDLKLENNLFSKMEANQQMLINLEKQYEGYTRSVKVLMRHIKDNKIQIPKNSINVLGEVIEVKKELEAAIEIALGGAISDIITKDDLVAKKLIGYLKQNNIGRATFLPLNIVKGRNIDSIKFIEKIKGYVGIASNLVNYNNEFKSAVEFLLGRTIIASDMDSALNIARSINYSFKIVTLQGEVVNPGGSLTGGSISHRSSNIISRKREIEEINGRLIQSKNNIDKYSTEIIEIKSEIKELDNICLNLKDKVYQEKIETTKIEARINSIKEESRRLSQNLIVSNNEIENNKKQLDINNENSKKLSADYNLLRKTKEENEKNISDFEDELESKGKLVSEIREKLLKLKIKKAQVDENCISKVKDLERMEKEINELRNRIETLNNEKHQNTCSLEEIKKQIQCSTIKINDLSGKLKSMEENFKNYEVERIKIKEKINIAGASKEQSQLFINKLENELHKIDVAMAKNDAEKESIYNKLNEELEITYAEALKYKSDIDNLDSYKKEVQALKNKISSLGTVNVGSIEEYKDIKEKYTFMSAQKEDLIQAKDELLSVIQDMTNKMKVVFKENFNKLRVNFNETFRELFKGGSADLILSQGDELTGVIDITVQPPGKKLQNINLMSGGEKGLSAIALLFAILKMKPTPFCILDEIEAALDDANVIRYSEFLRKFSSNIQFIVITHRKGTMEASDALYGVTMQEKGVSKIVSVDLVQAL